One Nostoc sp. UHCC 0302 DNA window includes the following coding sequences:
- a CDS encoding sucrose synthase, protein MSELLQAVLDSEEKSDLRSFISELRQQDKKYLLRNDILNVYSEYCSKYQKSEAFRSSSDLSKLIYYTQEIIQEEPNFCFIIRSKIASQEVYWLTSDLSIEPMTVQDLLDLRDRLVNKYHPNEGDLLELDFGPFYDYTPVIRDPKNIGKGVQFLNRYLSSKIFQDSKQLLDSLLNFLRLHHYNGVQLLVNDRIQTQQQLSDQVKKAIAFVNDRANDESYDEFRFQLQSMGFEPGWGNTAARVRDTLNILDELIDSPDPQTLEAFISRVPMIFRIVLVSAHGWFGQEGVLGRPDTGGQVVYVLDQAKSLEKQLQEDAQLAGLERLNVEPKVIILSRLIPNSDGTLCNQRLEKVHGTENAWILRVPLREFNPNMTQNWISRFEFWPYLETFAVDSERELLAEFQGRPDLIVGNYTDGNLVAFLLARRMKVTQCNVAHALEKSKYLFSNLYWQELEEKYHFSLQFTADLIAMNAANFVISSTYQEIVGTPDSVGQYESYKCFTMPELYHVVNGIELFSPKFNVVPPGVNENYYFPYTQNQDRVESDRQRIAETLFTLEDPSQIFGKFDDPSKRPLFSMARLDRIKNLTGLAECFGQSKDLQEHCNLILVAGKLRVEESGDNEERDEIIKLYHIIDEYNLHGKIRWLGVRLSKTDSGEIYRVIADHQGIFVQPALFEAFGLTILEAMVSGLPTFATQFGGPLEIIQDKVNGFYINPTHLEETATKIVDFVTKCEQNPKYWNEISQRAIERVYSTYTWKIHTTKLLSLARIYGFWNFTSKENREDLMRYIESLFYLIYKPRAQQLLEQHKYR, encoded by the coding sequence ATGTCTGAATTGCTCCAAGCAGTCTTAGATAGTGAAGAAAAAAGTGATTTACGTTCCTTCATTAGTGAATTACGCCAGCAGGACAAGAAATACTTGCTGCGGAACGACATCCTGAATGTATATAGTGAGTATTGCTCAAAATACCAGAAATCTGAGGCGTTTCGTAGTTCTTCTGACTTAAGCAAGCTAATTTACTATACTCAAGAAATTATTCAAGAGGAACCAAACTTCTGTTTTATTATCCGTTCTAAGATTGCCAGTCAAGAAGTTTATTGGCTGACGTCAGACTTGAGTATTGAGCCAATGACGGTGCAAGATTTACTGGATCTGCGCGATCGCTTGGTGAACAAATATCATCCCAACGAAGGCGACCTCTTAGAGTTGGACTTCGGGCCATTTTATGACTATACCCCAGTGATTCGCGACCCCAAAAATATTGGGAAAGGGGTACAATTTCTCAACCGCTATCTATCTAGCAAAATCTTTCAAGACTCCAAACAATTGCTAGATAGTTTACTAAATTTCTTACGCCTGCACCACTACAATGGTGTCCAGTTGCTAGTTAACGATCGCATTCAAACACAGCAACAGCTTTCTGATCAAGTTAAAAAAGCCATAGCTTTTGTTAATGATCGCGCCAATGATGAATCCTATGATGAATTCCGGTTTCAACTGCAATCAATGGGTTTTGAACCGGGTTGGGGTAATACAGCGGCGCGGGTGCGAGATACCTTAAATATTCTCGATGAATTGATCGACTCTCCCGATCCGCAAACACTAGAAGCTTTCATTTCTCGCGTGCCGATGATTTTTAGAATCGTCCTAGTGTCGGCGCACGGTTGGTTTGGGCAAGAAGGCGTTTTGGGACGTCCTGATACTGGTGGTCAAGTGGTGTACGTCCTTGACCAAGCTAAGAGTTTAGAAAAGCAACTGCAAGAAGACGCGCAGCTTGCTGGGTTAGAGAGATTGAACGTCGAACCAAAAGTGATTATTCTCTCTCGCCTCATTCCTAATAGTGATGGTACTCTGTGTAATCAACGTTTGGAAAAAGTCCACGGCACTGAAAATGCCTGGATTTTGCGAGTACCTTTGCGAGAATTTAATCCAAACATGACTCAAAACTGGATTTCCCGGTTTGAGTTTTGGCCTTATCTAGAAACTTTTGCTGTTGACTCTGAAAGAGAACTGCTAGCAGAATTCCAAGGTAGACCCGACTTAATTGTTGGGAATTATACTGATGGGAATTTAGTAGCGTTTTTGTTAGCACGACGCATGAAAGTGACCCAGTGTAATGTCGCCCACGCGTTGGAAAAATCTAAATACTTGTTCAGTAACCTCTACTGGCAAGAGTTGGAAGAGAAATATCATTTTTCATTGCAATTCACTGCTGATTTGATTGCAATGAATGCCGCCAATTTTGTCATCAGCAGCACCTATCAAGAAATTGTAGGTACACCGGATAGCGTGGGACAGTATGAGTCTTATAAGTGCTTCACCATGCCGGAGTTGTACCATGTGGTAAATGGCATTGAACTATTTAGTCCCAAATTTAATGTTGTACCGCCTGGGGTAAACGAAAATTACTATTTCCCCTACACGCAGAATCAAGATAGAGTAGAGAGCGATCGCCAACGTATTGCAGAAACCCTCTTTACCCTAGAAGATCCAAGCCAAATATTTGGCAAATTCGACGATCCTAGCAAGCGTCCTCTGTTTTCAATGGCGCGTCTTGATCGCATTAAAAACCTTACAGGTTTAGCCGAATGCTTTGGTCAAAGTAAAGACTTACAAGAACATTGCAACTTAATTTTGGTAGCGGGTAAGTTGCGCGTCGAAGAATCAGGCGATAACGAAGAACGCGACGAAATTATCAAACTCTACCACATCATTGACGAGTACAATCTTCACGGCAAAATCCGCTGGCTAGGTGTACGCCTATCTAAAACAGATTCTGGTGAAATTTACCGAGTTATTGCCGACCATCAGGGAATTTTTGTGCAACCAGCTTTGTTTGAAGCTTTTGGTTTGACAATTTTAGAAGCGATGGTTTCAGGATTGCCAACTTTTGCCACACAATTTGGTGGCCCACTGGAAATTATTCAAGATAAGGTTAATGGTTTTTACATTAACCCAACACATTTAGAGGAGACAGCCACAAAAATTGTGGATTTTGTCACAAAATGCGAACAGAATCCTAAGTATTGGAATGAAATTTCCCAACGAGCAATTGAGCGAGTTTATAGCACTTATACTTGGAAAATTCACACTACTAAGCTGCTATCTTTAGCACGGATTTATGGCTTCTGGAACTTTACCTCGAAGGAAAATCGGGAGGATTTGATGCGCTATATTGAGTCCTTGTTCTATTTGATTTACAAGCCAAGAGCGCAACAGCTATTAGAGCAGCATAAGTATCGGTAA
- a CDS encoding DUF4359 domain-containing protein, whose protein sequence is MKPSTIIAYVGAAGLVALGVTMAKTNPSQAGYEEYAVQRLTKYLKNDVCIKTTNFIENLIKFNCGKLVDSANPQIQEVIARTTERQNYIIFSIYRTDLKLNSWIPSYRFETVGAFDQFYTYKATEQK, encoded by the coding sequence ATGAAACCCTCAACCATCATCGCATATGTTGGAGCAGCAGGACTCGTCGCCTTGGGTGTGACAATGGCGAAAACAAATCCCAGTCAGGCTGGATATGAGGAGTATGCAGTCCAACGCCTGACAAAATACTTAAAAAACGATGTATGTATAAAAACAACGAATTTTATAGAAAATTTAATAAAATTCAATTGCGGAAAGTTAGTTGATTCGGCGAACCCGCAAATCCAAGAAGTTATAGCCAGAACCACAGAAAGACAAAATTACATTATTTTTAGTATCTACCGTACAGATTTAAAACTAAATTCTTGGATACCTTCTTACAGATTTGAAACGGTGGGAGCATTTGATCAATTTTATACTTACAAGGCCACTGAGCAAAAATAA
- a CDS encoding sirohydrochlorin chelatase, with protein MPSAYLLVSHGSRDPRPEIAMQQLAELLRCILQSEFDKNPNQAAIADKVVSRLSYEKLVGVAYLEMSSEPLHEQIKQFAKSVGCECNCVKIIPLFLLPGVHAMTDIPAEVVLAQQALGQNMIIELQPYLGSHPNLEKLLAKSLATIKAEARILLAHGSRRLKSQEPVEAMAKSLGAVAAYWAGPPSLELRVKEFVGAGYREIAILPYFLFVGGITDAIAQSIEELKLQFPAVTFQLAQPLGASRELAQLIWDLCR; from the coding sequence ATGCCATCTGCGTATCTGCTGGTATCTCATGGAAGTCGCGATCCGCGTCCCGAAATTGCTATGCAGCAGCTAGCAGAGCTATTACGTTGCATACTGCAAAGCGAGTTCGATAAAAACCCCAACCAAGCAGCTATTGCTGATAAGGTGGTATCTCGATTAAGTTACGAAAAGCTCGTAGGTGTAGCTTATTTGGAAATGAGTTCTGAGCCGTTACACGAGCAGATTAAACAATTTGCTAAGAGCGTTGGTTGTGAGTGTAATTGTGTAAAAATTATACCGTTATTTCTGCTGCCAGGAGTTCATGCGATGACAGATATTCCGGCAGAAGTAGTACTAGCACAACAGGCTCTTGGGCAAAATATGATCATTGAGCTACAACCATATTTAGGTAGTCACCCAAATTTAGAAAAATTGCTGGCAAAATCATTGGCTACTATAAAAGCAGAAGCCCGGATTCTATTAGCTCATGGTAGCCGTCGCCTTAAATCTCAAGAACCAGTAGAAGCAATGGCGAAAAGTCTGGGAGCAGTTGCTGCTTATTGGGCTGGACCTCCTAGTTTAGAATTACGAGTGAAAGAGTTTGTAGGCGCTGGCTATAGGGAAATTGCAATTTTGCCATATTTTCTATTCGTAGGTGGAATAACTGATGCGATCGCTCAGTCAATAGAGGAGCTAAAATTACAGTTTCCGGCGGTGACTTTCCAACTGGCGCAACCTCTGGGAGCGAGTAGAGAATTAGCCCAGCTAATCTGGGATTTATGTAGATAG
- the cobA gene encoding uroporphyrinogen-III C-methyltransferase, producing the protein MSRTLIEREKYLGKVYLVGAGPGDPGLITLKAKGLLECADVVIYDALVSPAILAMINPQAEQINAGKRMGRHSLLQEETTQLLIDKAQDNAIVVRLKGGDPFIFGRGGEEMAELVKAGIPVEVVPGITSGIAAAAYAGIPLTHRLYSSSVTFVTGHEAAGKYKPIVNWNAIAHGSETIVIYMGIHNLPYIVEQLTTAGLSLETPIGLVRWGTRPEQEELIGTLKTIVEQVEHTRFGAPAIAVIGSVVKMHEILSGCRPV; encoded by the coding sequence ATGAGCCGCACACTAATAGAGAGGGAAAAGTATTTGGGAAAGGTTTATTTAGTTGGTGCGGGGCCAGGAGATCCAGGATTAATTACCCTGAAGGCAAAAGGTTTGTTGGAATGTGCAGATGTCGTCATTTATGATGCCTTAGTAAGTCCAGCAATTTTGGCGATGATTAATCCCCAAGCAGAGCAAATTAATGCTGGCAAGCGCATGGGTAGACATTCGCTATTACAGGAAGAAACTACTCAACTGCTAATTGATAAAGCTCAGGATAATGCCATTGTGGTGCGGCTTAAGGGCGGTGATCCGTTTATCTTTGGTCGTGGTGGTGAAGAGATGGCAGAATTGGTAAAAGCTGGAATTCCTGTAGAAGTTGTGCCAGGTATCACATCGGGAATTGCGGCGGCGGCGTATGCAGGTATTCCGTTGACGCATCGGCTATATAGCTCTTCAGTAACCTTTGTTACGGGACATGAAGCCGCAGGTAAGTATAAACCGATAGTAAATTGGAATGCGATCGCCCACGGTTCTGAAACGATTGTGATTTACATGGGAATTCACAATTTGCCTTACATTGTAGAACAGTTAACTACAGCTGGGTTGAGTTTAGAAACGCCGATTGGTTTAGTTCGCTGGGGTACACGCCCAGAACAAGAAGAATTGATTGGGACTTTAAAGACAATTGTCGAACAAGTAGAGCATACCAGATTTGGTGCGCCTGCGATCGCAGTAATCGGATCAGTAGTGAAAATGCACGAAATACTTTCTGGTTGTCGTCCAGTTTGA
- a CDS encoding response regulator has protein sequence MSITWLGTILVVEYPHNELELIRHYLTEHGYNIIKATNAKEALEIVLEEKPDAIVTDVVMPGMSGFELCRFLKSHSTHHKVRIVICSTKNQAIHHLWARKQGADAYISKPYTLEELLSVIQSVAI, from the coding sequence TTGAGTATTACTTGGCTTGGTACTATTCTGGTTGTAGAATATCCTCACAATGAATTGGAATTAATCAGACATTATCTTACAGAGCATGGTTACAACATTATCAAAGCTACTAATGCTAAAGAAGCTCTTGAAATAGTCTTAGAAGAGAAACCAGATGCGATTGTTACTGATGTTGTAATGCCAGGAATGAGTGGATTTGAACTGTGTCGCTTCCTAAAAAGTCATTCAACTCATCATAAAGTGCGGATTGTAATTTGTAGTACTAAAAATCAGGCAATCCATCACTTGTGGGCAAGAAAGCAAGGTGCTGACGCATACATAAGTAAGCCTTACACACTGGAAGAGCTACTGAGTGTGATTCAATCAGTAGCTATTTAA
- a CDS encoding response regulator — protein sequence MKTLPISRYRFFQKIQPLSLLKKITGKTVTGCLQVFSASGSWSIYIDEGKLIYACYSEKMFEPLYRNLQRLSQQVSTLPRGIHEQLRAIFETGIENQAIPNPDYLAICWLVDQKYISPSQAAALIEQLALEVLESFLRLEEGSYEFIPESFLDDMPKFCHLNLRLLVERCQTSRCDAAYPETSPFSPAHLSESLQTNQSQSQTQPAVKLPNLNKGNQSVTYSNGILTENISTVDNSRQQTIPLPAEKKLYTIFCIDDSPTVLTSIKSFLDEQMFSVVGVTDSLQALMKIIRTKPDLILLDISMPDLDGYELCSLLRKHTYFKNTPVIMVSGKTSFVDRAKARMVRASGFLTKPFTQGDLLKVIFQHIV from the coding sequence ATGAAGACACTCCCTATAAGTAGATATAGATTTTTTCAAAAAATCCAGCCCCTATCTCTGTTGAAAAAAATCACTGGTAAGACTGTTACTGGTTGTTTGCAAGTCTTCAGCGCGTCAGGTTCTTGGTCAATATACATAGACGAAGGTAAGCTGATTTACGCCTGCTACTCAGAAAAAATGTTTGAACCGCTTTACAGGAACTTGCAGCGCTTGAGTCAGCAAGTCTCTACCCTACCTCGCGGAATTCATGAACAGTTACGGGCAATATTTGAAACGGGTATTGAAAATCAAGCCATCCCAAATCCAGATTATCTGGCCATTTGCTGGTTAGTTGATCAGAAATATATTAGTCCATCTCAAGCTGCGGCACTGATTGAGCAATTAGCACTAGAAGTTCTAGAGTCATTTTTGAGGTTAGAAGAGGGGAGTTATGAATTTATTCCCGAAAGCTTTTTGGATGATATGCCAAAATTCTGTCATCTGAATCTTCGTTTACTCGTTGAAAGGTGTCAAACGTCTAGATGCGACGCAGCTTATCCTGAGACATCGCCATTTTCTCCAGCGCACCTCTCCGAATCTTTGCAGACAAACCAGTCACAATCTCAAACCCAACCTGCGGTAAAGTTGCCTAATCTAAATAAAGGCAATCAATCAGTGACATACTCTAATGGTATTTTAACTGAGAACATTAGTACTGTAGACAATAGTAGGCAGCAAACCATACCGCTACCTGCTGAGAAAAAACTCTACACAATCTTTTGTATTGATGATAGCCCGACGGTTTTGACTTCTATCAAAAGCTTTTTAGATGAGCAAATGTTTTCGGTTGTGGGAGTTACCGATTCTTTGCAAGCTTTAATGAAAATTATTCGCACAAAACCAGATTTAATTTTGTTGGATATTTCTATGCCTGACTTAGATGGGTATGAGTTATGCTCTTTGCTACGTAAACACACTTATTTTAAAAACACTCCTGTAATTATGGTGTCAGGAAAAACAAGTTTTGTAGATAGAGCTAAAGCTAGGATGGTTAGAGCGTCAGGATTTTTGACGAAGCCTTTTACACAAGGGGATTTACTAAAAGTAATATTTCAACATATTGTTTAA
- a CDS encoding tetratricopeptide repeat protein: MTPNANAQVLLEQGHDQLDRGNYQAAFEIFHQAALLEPQNPQVLYGLGLTCDRLEQYQEALVHLNQALTIQPNYILALARRGLVYQKLKQTQEAQVDFEQAIALTPQDAEDWRGRGIALDELGRYEDAIVSYNEAIEIKPDDHSAWYNRGITLGNLGRYEEAIVSYDKAIEIKPDDYLAWNRRGAILCDFLKKYEEALASFDTAIESKPDDHDAWYSRGNALYHLGRYEEAIISYDKAIEMEPDYYWAWNNRGTALANLGRYEDALASYDKAVEFKPDDYSACNNRGLALANLGRHEDALASYDKAIEFKLDDYSAWNNRGTALANLGRYEDALASYDKAIEFKPDDHDAWFMRGLALANLGRYEDAFVSYDKAIEFKLDDYSAWNNRGTALANLGRYEDALASYDKAIEFKPDDHDAWFMRGLALANLGRYEDALVSYDKAIEIKPDDHYAWLYRGVTLYNLGQYEEALVSYDKAIEIKPDDHYAWCYQGIALSKLGRDEEALASYDKAIEIKPDSHGTWLCRGIALSKLGRDEEALASYDKAIEIKPDDYGIWSNRGNTLKELGRYEQALVSYDKAIEIKPDDHIAWYQQGVILCDFLGRYPEAIANFDQVLFLTDKQFWQAWDSRSVALSKSGNIKAAIETLNNGIKVLRPQAPDFEKGCGELHRHKGKTLYNYGKKQLDPFPDWFAAKTSYEQALNFLSFENFPQQHLQILEELLQVCSALGDTQTLQRKREEATQRVEELVGKCQSKGQEISLRRKFAAFDQLRVDIHLKSPNKQQHIEALELAEARKNTCLAWLREGWDYQPSNFKYQDMQRLLNSKTAAVYWHISPNAITTFIIKHNQPPLVLQSKLPPEFKKQECHRHLHQLRSFQTWMEEWKQAYQDYCQGNYSGTAKETAPWRQNMELMLQNKLRNILEIDRIGKELKDIDHLILIPHRELHLLPLDYLFPGRFTITYLPSFHIGFKLLLQESSLLQKYAPENIVNVAARELPFAAIESAALSSLYPDNNPLRSPVRQEELITALRNNGSLFHFAGHADHIPENPRESFLLLTNSEQLTLGNIVDDDQLDLQKYELICLSACETGITSSETLTDEYVGLVSGFLAKGANYVLSSLWRVDERSSALLIIKFYQLFKQGKSPATALKEAKDWLRVLIYQDLAKWYQELAKELPRYNNKFIAFLKTEVENIQNNRNKLESSEPPFAHPYHWAGFIITGKPVFN, encoded by the coding sequence ATGACCCCAAACGCCAACGCACAAGTTTTACTTGAACAAGGACATGATCAACTGGATCGGGGAAATTACCAAGCAGCTTTCGAGATTTTTCACCAAGCGGCTTTATTAGAACCGCAAAACCCGCAGGTATTGTATGGGTTGGGTTTAACTTGCGATCGCCTAGAACAATATCAAGAGGCATTAGTACACCTGAACCAAGCTTTGACAATTCAACCAAATTACATTTTGGCATTGGCGCGGCGGGGTTTGGTTTATCAAAAACTTAAGCAAACGCAGGAAGCACAAGTAGATTTTGAGCAAGCGATCGCACTTACCCCGCAAGATGCAGAAGATTGGCGAGGTAGAGGTATTGCACTGGATGAATTGGGGCGATATGAAGATGCGATCGTATCTTACAATGAAGCCATAGAAATCAAACCAGACGATCACTCAGCTTGGTACAACCGGGGAATTACGCTGGGTAATCTGGGGCGATATGAGGAAGCGATCGTATCCTACGATAAAGCCATAGAAATCAAACCAGACGACTACTTAGCTTGGAACAGAAGAGGTGCTATCTTATGTGACTTCCTAAAAAAATACGAGGAAGCGCTTGCATCCTTTGACACAGCTATAGAATCTAAACCAGACGACCACGATGCTTGGTACAGCCGTGGAAATGCACTGTATCATTTGGGACGATACGAAGAAGCGATCATATCTTACGACAAAGCCATAGAAATGGAACCAGACTACTACTGGGCTTGGAACAACAGGGGAACTGCGCTGGCTAATTTGGGGCGATATGAAGATGCACTAGCATCCTACGACAAAGCCGTAGAATTCAAACCAGACGACTACTCAGCTTGCAACAATCGGGGACTTGCGCTGGCTAATTTGGGACGACATGAAGATGCACTAGCATCCTACGACAAAGCCATAGAATTCAAACTAGACGACTACTCAGCTTGGAACAACCGGGGAACTGCGCTGGCTAATTTGGGGCGATATGAAGATGCACTAGCATCCTACGACAAAGCCATAGAATTCAAACCAGACGACCATGATGCTTGGTTCATGCGGGGACTTGCGCTGGCTAATTTGGGGCGATATGAAGATGCATTTGTATCTTATGACAAAGCCATAGAATTCAAACTAGACGACTACTCAGCTTGGAACAACCGGGGAACTGCGCTGGCTAATTTGGGGCGATATGAAGATGCACTAGCATCCTACGACAAAGCCATAGAATTCAAACCAGACGACCATGATGCTTGGTTCATGCGGGGACTTGCGCTGGCTAATTTGGGGCGATATGAAGATGCACTTGTATCCTACGACAAAGCCATAGAAATCAAACCAGACGACCACTATGCTTGGTTGTATAGGGGGGTTACGCTGTATAATTTAGGACAATATGAAGAAGCATTAGTATCCTACGACAAAGCCATAGAAATCAAGCCAGACGACCATTATGCTTGGTGTTACCAAGGGATTGCGCTGAGTAAATTGGGGCGAGATGAGGAAGCACTTGCATCCTACGACAAAGCTATAGAAATCAAGCCAGATTCCCACGGAACTTGGTTATGTAGGGGAATTGCGCTGAGTAAATTGGGGCGAGATGAGGAAGCACTTGCATCCTACGACAAAGCCATAGAAATTAAACCAGATGACTACGGAATTTGGAGCAACCGAGGAAATACGCTGAAGGAATTGGGGCGATATGAACAAGCACTAGTATCCTACGACAAAGCCATAGAAATCAAACCAGACGACCACATAGCTTGGTATCAACAGGGTGTGATTCTTTGTGATTTTTTAGGACGTTATCCAGAAGCGATCGCCAACTTTGATCAAGTTCTTTTTCTCACAGATAAGCAATTTTGGCAAGCTTGGGATAGTCGAAGTGTAGCATTGAGTAAATCAGGAAATATCAAAGCTGCTATTGAAACTTTGAATAATGGTATAAAGGTGCTGCGACCCCAAGCTCCTGACTTTGAAAAAGGTTGCGGGGAGTTGCATCGTCACAAAGGTAAAACCTTATATAACTACGGAAAGAAGCAACTTGACCCTTTCCCAGACTGGTTCGCAGCCAAAACCAGCTATGAGCAAGCCCTCAATTTCCTGAGTTTTGAAAACTTTCCTCAGCAACATTTGCAAATTCTGGAAGAATTGTTGCAAGTGTGTTCTGCTTTAGGTGACACTCAGACATTGCAGAGAAAGCGAGAAGAGGCGACGCAGCGAGTAGAAGAATTAGTAGGAAAGTGTCAATCTAAAGGACAAGAAATCAGTCTCAGACGCAAATTTGCTGCTTTTGACCAATTGCGCGTAGATATTCACCTCAAGTCACCAAATAAACAGCAACACATCGAAGCTTTAGAATTAGCCGAAGCGCGGAAAAATACTTGTCTTGCTTGGCTGCGGGAAGGTTGGGATTATCAGCCGTCCAACTTTAAATACCAGGATATGCAAAGACTGCTTAATTCTAAAACTGCGGCAGTATACTGGCACATTAGCCCCAATGCCATTACCACTTTTATTATCAAACATAATCAGCCGCCTTTAGTGCTGCAATCAAAATTACCACCCGAATTTAAAAAGCAAGAATGTCATCGTCATCTTCATCAACTCCGGTCTTTCCAAACATGGATGGAAGAATGGAAACAAGCTTATCAAGATTACTGTCAGGGAAATTATTCAGGTACAGCGAAAGAAACAGCCCCTTGGCGGCAGAATATGGAATTGATGTTGCAAAATAAACTCCGCAACATTTTAGAAATCGACCGTATTGGAAAAGAGCTCAAGGATATTGACCACTTAATATTAATTCCCCACCGAGAATTACACCTACTACCCCTCGATTACCTGTTTCCAGGACGCTTCACTATTACATATTTGCCAAGTTTCCATATTGGTTTCAAGCTATTATTGCAAGAATCATCATTGCTACAAAAATATGCTCCTGAAAACATCGTGAACGTAGCAGCTAGAGAGTTACCTTTTGCTGCTATTGAATCGGCTGCACTTTCTTCACTGTATCCAGATAATAACCCATTGCGATCGCCTGTTAGACAAGAAGAACTAATCACAGCTTTACGCAATAATGGGAGTTTGTTCCATTTTGCTGGTCATGCTGACCATATCCCAGAAAATCCGCGTGAGTCATTTTTGCTGTTAACGAATTCTGAGCAATTGACATTGGGCAATATAGTTGATGATGACCAATTAGACTTACAAAAATATGAACTAATTTGCCTTTCCGCGTGCGAAACCGGAATTACTAGTTCCGAAACTTTGACTGATGAATATGTCGGCTTGGTAAGTGGATTTCTTGCCAAAGGTGCGAACTATGTTCTTAGTAGCCTGTGGCGAGTAGATGAACGGTCTAGCGCTCTGTTAATAATTAAATTTTATCAGTTATTTAAGCAAGGAAAATCTCCGGCTACTGCACTAAAGGAAGCTAAAGACTGGTTACGTGTTTTGATCTATCAAGATTTAGCTAAATGGTATCAGGAATTAGCAAAGGAATTGCCAAGGTACAATAATAAATTTATCGCTTTTTTGAAAACCGAGGTAGAAAACATTCAAAATAACCGCAATAAGCTGGAATCAAGCGAACCTCCCTTTGCACATCCTTATCATTGGGCTGGTTTTATCATCACTGGTAAGCCTGTTTTCAACTAG
- a CDS encoding Uma2 family endonuclease: MVTQLPSSSQKDIIYPDSDGQPMADNTKQFELIVWIKDNLELLFANDNNVFVAGDLLWYAVEGDNKLRQAPDVMVVFGRPKGYRGSYQQWFEENISPQVVFEIWSPGNRISQMAKKFEFYERHGVEEYYLYEPDVVDLTGWHRRNSKLEVIDQMAGWVSPRLGIRFELSEEELQIYRPDGQRFLNYLELDQLRQQERQRADQAEATAEQERQRAEQERQRAEQAEIQLEALRALLKERGINPEKL, from the coding sequence ATGGTCACACAGTTACCATCTTCCAGCCAAAAAGACATCATCTACCCCGACAGTGACGGACAACCAATGGCAGATAATACCAAGCAGTTTGAATTAATTGTCTGGATTAAAGATAATTTAGAACTGCTATTTGCCAACGATAATAATGTGTTTGTTGCTGGGGATTTATTGTGGTACGCGGTGGAAGGTGATAACAAACTGCGCCAAGCTCCCGACGTGATGGTAGTATTTGGGAGACCTAAAGGATATCGAGGTTCTTATCAACAGTGGTTTGAAGAAAATATTTCCCCGCAAGTGGTGTTTGAAATTTGGTCGCCAGGAAACCGCATCTCCCAAATGGCAAAGAAATTTGAGTTTTATGAGCGCCACGGCGTAGAAGAATATTACTTATATGAACCGGATGTTGTAGACTTAACAGGTTGGCATCGTCGTAACTCCAAATTAGAAGTTATTGACCAAATGGCAGGTTGGGTGAGTCCTAGATTGGGGATACGCTTTGAATTATCTGAAGAAGAACTGCAAATTTACCGTCCAGATGGACAGCGCTTTCTCAACTATCTAGAATTAGACCAACTACGACAGCAAGAAAGACAACGAGCAGATCAAGCTGAAGCCACAGCCGAACAAGAACGTCAACGCGCAGAACAAGAACGTCAACGCGCAGAACAAGCGGAAATTCAACTAGAAGCACTCCGCGCTTTACTTAAAGAACGGGGAATTAATCCAGAGAAATTGTGA